One genomic region from Candidatus Eisenbacteria bacterium encodes:
- a CDS encoding cytidylate kinase-like family protein gives MGRERDSEHLASKEIARREAIKKALREAEKGPMGGPILTVSRDFLSGGGTIANKLAAKLGWNLYDRELIESIAADRKVDCRAIEEMDENVYRYIQEWANEIFLPGYVGQAGYMKALTRVLLSIVKDGNAIVIGRGAHLLIPTERRLAVRLIAPLPARIENYVRRFGSTPEEARERIVAEDRRRKEFLARNFKRDIDDPLGYDLVINTAEMDPNAIQQVIQAALRSRFDLTESALERLHPETE, from the coding sequence ATGGGCCGAGAACGGGACAGCGAGCATCTCGCCTCGAAGGAGATCGCGCGGCGGGAGGCGATCAAGAAAGCGCTGCGCGAAGCCGAGAAGGGGCCTATGGGCGGCCCCATTCTCACGGTTTCGCGCGACTTCCTGAGCGGCGGCGGAACGATCGCGAACAAGCTCGCGGCGAAGCTCGGATGGAACCTTTACGACCGAGAGCTGATCGAATCGATCGCCGCCGACCGCAAGGTTGACTGTCGCGCGATCGAGGAGATGGACGAGAACGTCTACCGATACATCCAGGAGTGGGCGAACGAGATCTTCCTGCCGGGATACGTGGGCCAAGCCGGGTACATGAAGGCCCTCACCCGCGTCCTCCTCTCGATCGTCAAGGATGGGAACGCGATCGTGATCGGAAGGGGGGCGCACCTCCTCATCCCGACCGAACGGCGGCTCGCCGTCCGGCTGATCGCGCCGCTCCCGGCGAGGATCGAGAACTACGTGCGGCGCTTCGGGTCGACCCCGGAAGAGGCTCGCGAGCGGATCGTCGCCGAGGACAGAAGGCGCAAGGAGTTCCTCGCGCGCAATTTCAAGAGAGACATCGACGACCCGCTCGGCTACGACCTCGTCATCAACACCGCGGAGATGGACCCCAACGCGATCCAGCAGGTGATTCAGGCCGCCCTCCGCTCCCGCTTCGACCTGACGGAATCCGCGCTCGAGCGCCTTCACCCGGAGACGGAGTGA
- a CDS encoding serpin family protein, with product MFRGIVPPAGAVFALLFFVSCGNGRGTGPDPFVERQIPAHLSADVSDVVESANRFAVDFYREIMNRKEGNLFCSPFSVSTALAMTDAGAAGETKAEMERVLRFSGNQENVHAAYGALVKSLDRGGALGGYRLNVANRLWGQTGYPFLETFLDVCANDYQAGFETLDFLMNWESARQTINLWVEGKTEERIKDLLPPGSVTRNTRLVLTNAIYFKGKWARQFDPKATTDQAFHRTGGEASVPMMYQKETFGYARGTDLSILEMKYVGEDLSMFVFLPDSIDGLADLEAGLTFEALEAGIAAVRDQKVIVYLPRFEFTVDFELNAVLAAMGMPSAFNPETADFSGMDGTRDLFIHGVFHKAFVKTNEEGTEAAAATGVVMGVTSAPNYPIFRADHPFLFLIRDNVTGAVLFMGRVADPLSKA from the coding sequence ATGTTTCGAGGAATCGTCCCGCCGGCGGGCGCGGTCTTCGCGCTTCTCTTCTTCGTCTCGTGCGGGAACGGCCGCGGGACCGGCCCTGACCCCTTCGTGGAGCGGCAGATCCCCGCGCACCTCTCCGCCGACGTTTCCGACGTCGTCGAGTCGGCGAACCGCTTCGCGGTCGATTTCTACCGAGAGATCATGAACCGGAAGGAGGGCAACCTCTTCTGCTCGCCCTTCAGCGTGTCGACGGCCCTCGCCATGACCGACGCCGGCGCGGCCGGGGAGACGAAAGCCGAGATGGAGCGGGTGCTTCGCTTCTCGGGAAATCAGGAGAACGTGCACGCGGCGTACGGAGCCCTCGTCAAGAGCCTCGACCGCGGGGGCGCGCTCGGCGGGTACCGCCTGAACGTGGCGAACCGCCTGTGGGGTCAGACGGGCTATCCGTTTCTCGAGACGTTTCTCGATGTTTGCGCGAACGATTACCAGGCCGGCTTCGAGACGCTCGACTTCCTCATGAACTGGGAGAGCGCGCGGCAGACGATCAACCTCTGGGTCGAGGGGAAGACCGAGGAGAGGATCAAGGACCTCCTCCCGCCCGGCAGCGTGACTCGGAACACGAGGCTTGTGCTGACGAACGCGATCTACTTCAAGGGGAAATGGGCGAGACAGTTCGACCCGAAGGCGACGACCGATCAGGCGTTTCACCGGACCGGCGGCGAGGCGTCCGTCCCGATGATGTACCAGAAAGAGACGTTCGGCTACGCGCGCGGGACCGACCTCTCGATCCTCGAGATGAAGTACGTGGGCGAGGACCTTTCGATGTTCGTCTTCCTTCCGGACTCGATCGACGGCCTCGCGGACCTCGAGGCGGGGCTGACCTTCGAGGCGCTCGAGGCCGGGATCGCCGCGGTTCGGGACCAGAAGGTGATCGTCTATCTCCCGCGCTTCGAGTTCACCGTCGATTTCGAGCTGAACGCCGTGCTCGCCGCCATGGGGATGCCCTCCGCGTTCAACCCGGAGACGGCCGACTTCTCCGGGATGGATGGAACCCGCGATCTCTTCATCCACGGCGTGTTTCACAAGGCGTTCGTGAAGACCAACGAGGAGGGGACCGAGGCGGCCGCCGCGACGGGGGTGGTGATGGGGGTCACGAGCGCGCCGAACTACCCCATCTTCCGGGCAGACCATCCGTTTCTCTTCTTGATCCGGGACAACGTGACCGGCGCCGTTCTCTTCATGGGGAGGGTGGCGGATCCGCTTTCCAAGGCATGA
- a CDS encoding dehydrogenase E1 component subunit alpha/beta: MREPGSKTDERRERTGLVGSPREEHLALYRLMVLSRAIDDAEIRLKRKNLSFFQISGAGHEAVSAAAGLALRGGHDWSLPYYRDRALNLALGVTPKEMFLAAVGSIEDPASGGRQMPAHWGHERLRIVSQGSPTGSQMLHAAGIAEACLYGESAPGVPGTFPGDEIVYVSVGDGTTSEGEFWEAMNTICNLALPVLVAVQDNGYAISVPVEVNTAGGDIARLFEGWPNLLIRKVDGCDPVACLAVFREAASRLRARKGPVLVHAKTTRPYAHSMSDDHSAYRPPEEIEEEARNDPIPRFEKRLVDEGLATADELASIRAEVLAEIEQGERDALDTPRPGPEDAERFVYSEAVDPTSDAFASEPEESGASDSMVGLINRCLHDEMARDPRIVVFGQDVADASREEILSRVKGKGGVFKVTAGLQKAFGSRRVFNAPLAEANIVGRAVGWALRGMKPVVEIQFFDYIWPAFLQMRDEVSMMRWRSRNAFACPLVVRVPVGGYLQGGAVYHSQSGAVLFAHNPGLRVVCPSNARDANGLLRTAIRCDDPVLFLEHKHLYRQPYAKGDYPGPDFMIPFGRASIVHVGSDLTIVTYGALVRRSEMAARAIEKEGIRAEVIDLRSLSPWDRVAVGESIRKTSKALVVYEDNRSFGFGAEIAAWIADELFEDLDAPVRRLAARDTPVGYFPGLEDAILPQTEDILREARDLHAY; encoded by the coding sequence GCTCGCCGCGCGAGGAGCACCTCGCTCTCTACCGGCTGATGGTCCTCTCGCGGGCGATCGACGACGCCGAGATCCGCCTCAAGCGGAAGAACCTCTCGTTCTTCCAGATCAGCGGCGCCGGCCACGAGGCGGTGAGCGCCGCGGCCGGCCTCGCCCTCCGAGGGGGGCACGACTGGTCGCTCCCCTACTACCGCGACCGCGCCCTGAACCTCGCCCTCGGCGTCACCCCGAAGGAGATGTTCCTCGCCGCCGTCGGGTCGATCGAGGATCCGGCCTCGGGCGGGCGGCAGATGCCCGCGCACTGGGGACACGAGAGGCTTCGCATCGTCTCACAAGGAAGCCCGACCGGCTCGCAGATGCTTCACGCCGCCGGAATCGCCGAGGCGTGCCTCTACGGCGAGAGCGCTCCCGGCGTTCCCGGGACCTTCCCCGGCGACGAGATCGTGTACGTCTCCGTCGGAGACGGAACGACGAGCGAGGGGGAGTTCTGGGAGGCGATGAACACGATCTGCAACCTGGCGCTCCCCGTCCTCGTCGCCGTGCAGGACAACGGGTACGCGATCTCCGTCCCCGTCGAGGTGAACACCGCGGGGGGAGACATCGCGCGCCTCTTCGAGGGATGGCCGAACCTTCTCATACGAAAAGTTGATGGATGCGACCCGGTCGCCTGCCTCGCGGTCTTCCGAGAGGCGGCCTCGCGCCTCCGCGCGCGGAAGGGGCCCGTTCTCGTCCACGCGAAAACGACCCGTCCCTACGCCCACTCGATGTCCGACGATCACTCCGCCTATCGCCCGCCCGAGGAGATCGAGGAAGAGGCGAGGAACGATCCGATCCCGCGCTTCGAGAAGAGACTCGTCGACGAGGGGCTCGCGACGGCGGACGAGCTCGCGTCGATCCGAGCGGAGGTTCTCGCCGAGATCGAACAGGGCGAGCGGGATGCGCTCGATACGCCGCGCCCCGGTCCCGAGGACGCCGAGCGTTTCGTCTATTCGGAGGCGGTCGATCCGACGTCCGACGCCTTCGCGAGCGAGCCCGAGGAGAGCGGCGCGAGCGACTCGATGGTCGGCCTCATCAACCGTTGCCTGCACGACGAGATGGCGCGCGACCCCAGGATCGTCGTCTTCGGCCAGGACGTGGCCGACGCGAGCCGCGAGGAGATCCTTTCACGCGTGAAGGGAAAAGGGGGCGTCTTCAAGGTGACCGCGGGGCTTCAGAAGGCGTTCGGATCGCGCCGCGTCTTCAACGCTCCTCTCGCCGAGGCGAACATCGTCGGGCGGGCCGTCGGATGGGCTCTCCGCGGCATGAAGCCGGTCGTCGAGATCCAGTTCTTCGATTACATCTGGCCCGCGTTCCTACAGATGCGCGACGAGGTCTCGATGATGCGCTGGCGCTCGCGAAACGCGTTCGCCTGCCCGCTCGTGGTGCGGGTGCCGGTCGGGGGCTATCTCCAGGGGGGCGCGGTCTATCACAGCCAGTCGGGCGCGGTCCTCTTCGCGCACAACCCCGGGCTTCGCGTCGTCTGCCCGTCGAACGCGCGCGACGCGAACGGCCTCCTCCGCACCGCGATCCGATGCGACGATCCGGTCCTCTTTCTCGAGCACAAGCACCTCTATCGCCAGCCGTACGCGAAGGGGGATTATCCGGGACCCGATTTCATGATTCCGTTCGGGCGGGCCTCGATCGTTCACGTAGGAAGCGATCTCACGATCGTCACCTACGGCGCTCTCGTCAGGCGGAGCGAGATGGCCGCGCGCGCGATCGAGAAGGAAGGGATCCGCGCCGAGGTGATCGACCTTCGCTCCCTCTCCCCGTGGGACCGCGTGGCGGTCGGCGAATCGATTCGGAAGACGAGCAAGGCGCTCGTCGTGTACGAGGACAACCGCTCATTCGGCTTCGGAGCGGAGATCGCCGCGTGGATCGCCGACGAGCTCTTCGAGGACCTCGACGCGCCGGTCCGACGTCTCGCCGCGCGCGACACTCCGGTCGGGTACTTCCCCGGGCTCGAGGACGCGATCCTCCCCCAGACCGAGGACATCCTCCGCGAAGCGCGGGACCTTCACGCATACTAG